CTCGTTGATGATGCGCTCCATGGTGCAGGGGTTGGGAGCCGTCGAGCCTGGGGGAGGGATGAAGTCGGGCGCGAGCTGTGACACGTCCACCAGCCGCGTGAGCGTGGCTGTCTGCGCTCCCGGAGTGAGGGCGCTCGGCAGGCTCGGCGTCTTCGACGAGCAGGTACCACCCGAGACCTTCTTGAGCAGCCGCACCCGCGACAGCGAGCCCGCGGACTGGATGATGCACGGGTCGGTCCCCTTGAGGCCCGCATCGAAGTCCACCTGGACGGGGATGTAGATGTGCGAGGTGTCGAACGCGGCGCCAGCCGGGTAGAAGGGGAAGAACGCGTCGGGGTCGCCCGCCCAGGGCGCGGCCGTCTTGCGCAGCGCGAGCCCCGCCGTCGAGGCCGGGCTGCTGAAGGGGGCCAGCGTGCCGGACTGGTTCGACACCATGGCGTAGTCGCAGTCCGAGCCGCCGCGGAGCTGGCACGTGGTGAGGTTGTCCTGCGGATGCGGGGCCGGGCCGGCGAAGCGGGGGTGCTGGAGCGTCCAGGTCGCGTTCTGCGCCGACGACGCCGTGTCGAGCGTGGCGAAGGAGATGTGCTCCTCGCCCGTCTTCTGGTTGGTGGCAATCATCATCGAGTCGACGACGAGCTTCCGGCCCTGGTCCGCCGGCACGCCCACCTTCAGGGCGACGTCGTCGAAGCTCCTGCCGTCCTGGTGCTCCTCGCCCGCGCCGCTGGCCAGCACGCGGTGCTCCTTGCCGTCGGCGTCGCTGTCGTGCGCGGTGACGGTGGTGAAGACGTAGGTGGCGCCGCCCTCGCAGGTGGCATACGCCCCGGTGGTGAAAGGCTGCTGTCCGTCCTGCGCCTCGCCGCCCTTCACCGTGAGGAAGTGGTCGCAGCTCCAGGTGCTCGGCGCGGCTGGCGACGTGGTCGTGCCCGGCATCTTCTGGAGGAGCGCCTTCTTGCGCGCGGACTCCAGCGCGTTCATCGCGTGGGAGTAGGCCTCCTCCTTGGAGGTGGCCCCCATGGCCCTGGTGCCTGCTGCAGCCGCGGCGGCCTCCCGAACCTTGTTCCTGGCGAATTGGTAGTGCGCGTCATCGGCCAGGTCCAGCCGGACGAAGTCCTCATGCGCACGCCGCAGGTGGAAGGCGTCGTGGACGGCGGCCCGATGCTCCTTCGCGGGCCGGGGCTCCTGCGTCGAGGGCCTCAGCCAGGAGCAAGACGGAGTCAGTCCCACCAGCGCTGTCATCAAGAAAAAGGGAAACGGACGGCGTCCAAGGCTTTTTGTAGCCATATCAATGACTCGCTCTGTCTGGGGTGATGAGGGCTGGAAGTATACCCTTTTCGCTGACACGAGACCTGCGTCCCATGCGGAAGCAACAGCGTTGTCAGAGGACGCAACTTCGAGGCAGCAGCGGTGTCCTCCGTCGGGAACGGCTCCTGGCACGTCGCGTGCTCCTGGGGTTCCATTTGCCCTGCGGTACGAGGCGCGCCGCTTCGGCAAATACACGAAACAATCCAAGGAAATAAATACGGTTCCGTCTCTTTCCTGGGCGCACCGCAGCTGAGCTGAATCGTTCGCGAAGTAGCCGCGCCCATCAACAGCAACCAGGAAGCGCTCGGGTGGCGGCCTCCCACCCGGTCTCGAGCAGGGCCTTCCTGTTCCTCACGTGTACTCACCGACTTGTTTATCCAGGCCCCGTCCCGTCATCAGGGATGGAGGTCGAGGGGGCGTCATGTCGAAGTGTATCCTGTCCGTGTGTCTGGCTTTGCCAGTCGCACTCTTCCTGTCCGCATGTGACACGCAACCCGGGGCCGAGCCTGTCTCGGTAGAGGCCCCGCCCCGCGAGGTCGAGCGGCTGCACTCGGAGCGCGGCGGTATCGGCGCGGTCCCCACGCCCGAGCGCACCAGCGCGATGGCGGGAGTGAGCATCAATCCACGCCGCTCGTTGTTCGTCACCGAGACGGCCATCCTCTCCCAGTTCTCCTTCAAGGCGGTGATGGACCAGCTCGTGGCCCAGAGTGGCGTGCCCGGGCTGACCAGCCTCCAGCTCTTCCGGCAGCTCTGGGACACGCAGAACCCCAGGCCGGGCCTGGGCCTGGGCGAGCACTGCAACGACCAGGTGGATGGCGCCAACCGCCCCATCTTCAACGGCTTCCCCTATGCCTGCCGTCCGGGGGAGGGCGTCCAGGCGCAGCGCGACCCCTTCAGCAACCCGGGCAGCAGTGACTTCTACTCGCCCATCGGGCTGGCCATGCGCTTCGACCTCGCCCCGGCGGACGGCTCCGACTGCGGCGAATACCGCATCGTCTTCGCCAAGAACCCCAGTGGCGGCCGCAACCTCGTCATCTTCGAGGCGGTGCTGCCCAACCCCACCCCCGCGCTGGGGCTGGACGGCTGCCTCCCGGTGGCGGAGCTCTGGGAGGGCCTCTCCATCAACAACTCGGTCACGGACCGGGCCACGAAGCTGAGGGACTTCTACTTCAACGGCCTGCCGGGCTTCATGCCGGTCATCCACCTCGACAACTATGGCGCCGCGACGGGGCGGGCCACGGGCCAGCTGCGCACCAACCAGTTCATGGCCGGCAACTGGCTGCTCCGTGAGTTCAAGCTGACCCGCAACTGCGTGGGCGCCAGCTGCACGCTGAAGGCCACCATCTCCACGGACAAGGTGAATCCGTTCGGTGGGCTCTTCAGCCCGGGGTCGGCGCATCCGACCACGGCGGACTTCCGGGACCTGCTGGCCAGTCCGGCGGTGGTGGCGGGCCTGGCGGTCAATGACCTCAACGCCTTCAACTACACCGTCCCGGACCGCTTCAACGGCGCGCAGAGCGACCAGCAGTCCTTCGAGAACAACTACGTCGCGCAGTTCGGCAGCGGCGGCACGGTGAAGCCGAGGATGCAGGCGCAGCTGACGGCCCTCGGCAGCACGCTGACGCCGGAGAACCTGGTCGCTCGGGCGCAGGCGCTGTCGTGCGCGGGCTGCCACCAGCTCAGCAACGGCGCCAACCTGGGCGGCGGGCTCCAGTGGCCCGGCTCGCTCGGCTTCGTGCACGTGGCCGAGTCCACCGAGAACGGGCCGGAGGGCCCGCGCTTCCAGATCTCCCCCGCGCTGACCAACGTCTTCCTGCCGCACCGCAAGGCCATCCTCGAGGAGTTCCTCAACCGGCCCCGCGGCTGCGCTCACAGCACCTGTGTCATGGGCGGACCGCTGCCCGCCACCTGTCACCCCTGCGCCGCCACGGTCTGTGAAGTCGACAGCGTGTGCTGCTCCAGCAACTGGGACTCCATCTGCGTCGAGGAGGCGCAGGCGCTGTGCAACATCTGCAACTGACTCCACCCACGCAGACCCTGTCTCTCAACCCAACCCCCGTATCTCCGAAGGAAGCTCCATGAAGACCCACCGTTCCTCGTCTCAATGGAAGTCGTTGTTCACCACTGTCCTGCCGCTCGCCGCGCTGACGGCGACCGGGGCCTGGGCCGGGCCGCTGCGGCCGCTCACGGAGGGCCTGGACCAGGCCACCCTGAAGGCCGACGCCCAGCACATGCGCCGGCTGTTCGAGAAGAAGGCCCCGGCCAGCACGGAGGACTTCGTCCACATCGACCTGGCGGACCCGGCGCAGCACCGCTTCGTGATGAACCGCCTGCACGCCGCGGGCAAGACGCAGCGCAACGCTCCTCGCCTGTTCGAGCGGCTGGCCATGGCGCGGCAGAAGGCGCTGACGCGGAAGGAGCCGGGCATCGGCCGCTCCACGCTGACGACGGAGGCTTGGGGGTGTGACCACTTCGTGGTGCTGGACAACGGCGCCACGGTGAGTGGCGAGCGGCAGTACACCAG
The window above is part of the Pyxidicoccus xibeiensis genome. Proteins encoded here:
- a CDS encoding Hint domain-containing protein, producing the protein MGLTPSCSWLRPSTQEPRPAKEHRAAVHDAFHLRRAHEDFVRLDLADDAHYQFARNKVREAAAAAAGTRAMGATSKEEAYSHAMNALESARKKALLQKMPGTTTSPAAPSTWSCDHFLTVKGGEAQDGQQPFTTGAYATCEGGATYVFTTVTAHDSDADGKEHRVLASGAGEEHQDGRSFDDVALKVGVPADQGRKLVVDSMMIATNQKTGEEHISFATLDTASSAQNATWTLQHPRFAGPAPHPQDNLTTCQLRGGSDCDYAMVSNQSGTLAPFSSPASTAGLALRKTAAPWAGDPDAFFPFYPAGAAFDTSHIYIPVQVDFDAGLKGTDPCIIQSAGSLSRVRLLKKVSGGTCSSKTPSLPSALTPGAQTATLTRLVDVSQLAPDFIPPPGSTAPNPCTMERIINEPVDLLISLQAFVKCGNVTESRIVNISSPALTSSPFHLNVLNSCMAEGTRITRADGETTPIEQLRIGDTVRASADGRVLTIRDVIHGHEPKPLVRLRDTQGHEVRLTEQHPVLLASGRVIAAVDVKVKDTVRTERGSAAIVSVERVPYDGRVFNLVLGTPEELATVGPNERTMFADGVLVGDDAMQRELGAPRQASRERAAPAMRR